The genomic window GGCGAGGGACAGCACGTCCACCCGTCCGCCCTCGCGGGCGAGGCGGAGGATCTGCTGCTGGCGCTCGGGAGCGTACATGTGGGTTTACGTCCGTTCCATGCCCGAACCTGTGGTTTCAGCGTCAGACTACGCCCCTGTTTCCGTGAAGTAAACAGACTCAGGCAGGGAACGGGCACGAACGGACAGAGGCCCGGCACCGGGAACGTCCCCGGTGCCGGGCCTCGCACCCGTACCGCGCGCGGTCAGCGGTGAGTCGGCCGTGCGTGCGTCAGTGCGCGAGCACCGGCTCCCGTGACGACTCTTCCGCCACCGCACCGGGCTCCCCGGCACCGCCCTCCAGGTGCTGCTTCGGCCGCGCCGGCAGCGCGAACATGACCGCGAAGATCACCGCCAGCACCGCGACGACCCACCAGAGCGAGCCCTGGAAGGCGTCCGCGAACGCCGGCCCCACAGCGGCCGGGGCGAGCGGCTCGTCGATCGTCCCGAAGAAGACCACCGAGACCAGCCCGAGCCCCAGCGCATTGCCCATCTGCGCGGTGGTGTTGATCAGCCCGGACGCCGACCCCGCATGCTCGCGCGGTACTTCGGAGAGAACCGCGTCCGTCAGCGGGGCCACGATCAGCCCCATGCCGAGGCCCATGACGACCAGCGGCGGAATCATCTGCCAGGAGTGGATCTCCGTCCCGTACCGCCCGGCCTCCCAGATGTAGAGCAGCAGCCCGGCCGCCATCGTCAGCGCACCCGCCTGAAGCACCTTGCGGCCGAAGCGCGGCACCAGCTTCTGCACGGACATCCCGGCCGCGACCGACACCGCGATGGAGAACGGCACCCCGGTCAGGCCCGCCTTGAGCGCGCTCCAGCCCAGGCCGATCTGCATGTACAGCGTCCAGACCAGGAAGAAGATGCCGAGGACCACACCGAAGGTCAGCTGCACGGCGATGCCGGCGGCGAAGCTCTTCACGCGGAACAGCGACAGCTCGACGAGCGGCGAGCCGTCCTTGCGCGTCTTGCGCTTCTCGTACGCCACGAACACCGCGAACGTCAGCGGGCTCGCCGCCATGCACAGATGACCCCACAGCGGCCAGTCCAGCTCACGGCCGCGCGTGAGCGGGTAGATCAGCATCAGCAGGGCGGCCGTGACGAGCGCGACGCCGACCAGGTCGAGCCGGAGCGCCTTCTCGGCGCGGGACTCGGTGATGAACCTGCGGCCGAGGATGACTCCCGCGACGCCGACGGGCAGGTTGATCAGGAAGATCGGCCGCCACTCCAGACCGAACAGGTTCCACTGCGTGAGCAGCGCGCCGAGCAGCGGGCCCGACACGGCCCCGAGGCCGACGACCGCGCCGAACATGCCGAAGACCTTGCCGCGTTCGTGCGCCGGGAAGGTCACATGGATGATCGCCAGCACCTGCGGCACCATCATCGCGGCCATGACGCCCTGCAGGAGCCGCGCCGCGACCAGCATCTCCGCGCCCGACGCGAATCCACACAGCGCGGAGGCGAGCGTGAATCCGGTGATACCGATCAGGAACAGCCGCCTGCGCCCGAAGATGTCACCGAGCCGGCCACCGGTGATCAGACCGGCGGCGAAGGCCAGCGCGTAACCGGCGGTGATCCACTGGATCGCGCCGAACGAGGCGCCGAGATCGCGCTCGATCGACGGGATCGCGATATTGACGATGGTGACGTCGACCAGGTCCATGAAGGCCGCCGTCATGACGATGGCGAGGGCTATCCAGCGGCGCCGGCCGGCGGCGGAGGCGGGCTCGGGACCCGCGGGGTCGTTGGCCGTATGCAGTACGGCGTCGGAGGAGGTCATGCGGGGGAAGGTAATCGGGATATAGGTCAGCTCATGTCCTAGAGGGCTGGCAGCCTGGGATACATGACGGACACCCCGGCACGACTGCTGAATCTGCTGTCGCTCCTCCAGACGCCGCGCGAGTGGCCGGGCAGCGAGCTCGCCGAACGGCTCGGTGTCAGCCCGCGCACGATCCGCCGGGACATCGACCGGCTGCGCGACCTCGGCTATCCGGTCGAGGCGACACGAGGCGCGGTCGGCGGGTACCGGCTGGTCGCGGGCGCCGCGATGCCGCCGCTGCTGCTCGACGACGAGGAGGCCGTCGCGATCGCGGTGGGTCTGCGGGCGGGGCCGGCCATGCCATCGAGGGCGTGGACGAGGCGTCCGTACGGGCCCTGGCGAAGCTGGAGCAGGTGCTGCCGTCACGGCTGCGGCACCGGGTCTCGACGCTCCAGAACGCGACGATCCCGCTGACCCGCGGCGACGGCGCGACCGTCGACCCGCACACGCTCACCGCCATCGCGGCGACGGTCACCGGCCAGGAGCGGCTGCGCTTCGGCTACCGCTCGGGCGACGGCACGGAGAGCAGACGGCAGGTCGAGCCCTACCGGCTGGTCTCGACCGGGCGGCGGTGGTACCTCGTGGCGTACGACCTCGGGCGGGAGGACTGGCGTACGTTCCGCATCGACCGGGTCAGCGACCCGTTCGCGACGGGCGCCCGCTTCACACCGCGCGAGCTGCCCGCGGGCGGGGACGCGGCGCGGTTCTTCTCGCACGCGATGTCCCGGAACCAGCCGGAGCTCGCGCTGGACGTGAGCTTCGCGGCTCCGGCGGAGTTCGTCGCCGCCCGTCTTCCGGGCTACCTCGGCGCGCCCGAGCCGACGGGCCGGGACAGCTGCCGTCTGCGGACGCGGTCGCAGGACTCCCTGGAGTGGATCGCCGTGCGGCTGGCCCTGGTCGACTGCGAGTTCACGGTCCACGGCCCGGCCCCGCTGGCGGAGTACGTCACCGAGCTGGGGGGCCGTCTGACCCGGGCGGCGAGCTGAAGCAGGTCCCTCGGGCCCCCTCGGCCGCTGCTCCCTCGACTCCCCTACTCCCTCGGCCCTGCGCGGAACGCGAAGGACCCCGACACCGGGGGGGAGGGTGCCGGGGTCCGCTCTGGGGGCCGGGGGGCGAGCCCGCGGCCGCTATTACGCCGCCGCGTCGAAGCCCGTGTCCCGGGCCATCCGCTTGAGCTCCAGCAGGGCGTGCTTCTCGATCTGGCGGATGCGCTCGCGCGTCAGCCCGTGCTCCTTGCCGACCTCGGTCAGCGTCCGCTCGCGGCCGTCCTCGATGCCGTACCGCATCCGGATGATCGAGGCCGTCCGGTGGTCGAGCCTGTCGATCAGGTCGTCGAGCTCCTCGCTGCGCAGCAGCGTCAGCACGGACTGCTCGGGCGACACCGCGGAGGTGTCCTCCAGCAGATCGCCGAACTGCGTCTCGCCCTGGTCGTCCACCGACATGTTCAACGAGACCGGGTCGCGTGCCCAGTCCAGCACGTCGATGACCCGCTCCGGCGTCGAGCCCAGCTCAGCGGCCACCTCGGCCGGCTCCGGCTCGCGCCCGTGCTCACGGTTGAACTCGCGCTGGACCCGCCGGATCCGGCCCAGCTCCTCCACCAGGTGGACGGGCAGGCGGATGGTGCGGGACTGGTCGGCTATGGAGCGTGTGATGGCCTGGCGGATCCACCAGGTCGCGTACGTGGAGAACTTGAAGCCCTTCGCGTAGTCGAACTTCTCCACCGCGCGCACCAGGCCGGCATTGCCCTCCTGGATCAGGTCCAGCAGCGGAAGCCCGCTGCGCGGATAGCGCCGGGCGACGGCCACGACCAACCGCAGGTTGGACTTGATGAAGACGTCCTTGGCCCGGTCTCCTTCGGCGACGAGCGCCTCCAGCTCCTCGCGCGTGGCACCGGCGCCCTCCTCGCGCGTGGCACCGGCGTCGCTCGACCCCGCCGCGGCAACGACTGATGTCACGGCACCGTCGAGGATCTGCCGCGCATACACCCCGGCCTCGATGGTCTGGGACAGCTCGACCTCCTTGGCGGCATCGAGCAGGGGCGTGCGCGCGATCTCGTCGAGATACATGCCGACCAGGTCGCGGTCGGCGATCTCCCCGCCCACGGCGCGAACGCTGCTTGCCCCATCGCTCCCGGCCCCCTTGGCGGCGGACTGACGACGGGCGACGGCACGGGTTGCCATGCGTGCTCCCTTGCTGAGTAGGTCGCGACACCCTTCAGAGTCTTCCGGGTGCCCTGCATCCGAGGGAAACAACGACTGGAAACCGGACAGAATTCCCAGGCGATGCAGGTTTTTTGTGATCTTGCAGTACCCTGTGCCGCCGCAACGGCCGGGATGCTCAGGCGCTGGTCAGAACGGTCGCCGTGACCACGCCCCGGCTCTGAGGACGGCATGCATCGCCGCGAGGTTGCTCGGGATGTCCGTTCTGGTGGAATTTTTTCCCTATGCCCGGCCGGATTGCGTGCGAAACCGGCTCAGCCGAACTGGACCGAGCGTTTCGCCAGCCCCATCCAGAAGCCGTCGATGACGCTCCGGCCGCTCGCCAGATCACCCTCCGAGGCGCCCAGCGTCACGAAGAGCGGCGCGAAGTGCTCGGTGCGCGGGTGGGCCAGCTTCCCGGCGGGCGCCTTGTGCTCGAAGTCCAGCAGGGCGTCCACGTCGGCGGCGGCAAGCGCCCGCTGCCCCCAGTCGTCGAACTCTGCCGACCAGCCCGGCACACCGTCGCCCGCATGCCGCAGCGCGGCCAGATTGTGCGTGAAGAAGCCACTGCCGACGATCAGCACGCCCTCGTCACGCAGTGGCGCGAGCCTGCGCCCGATCTCCAGCAGCCGCTGCGGGTCGAGCGTCGGCATGGACACCTGGAGCACCGGGATGCCGGCGTCCGGGAACATCTCGACGAGCGGCACGTACGCGCCGTGGTCGAGGCCGCGGTCCGGGATGTCCTGCACGGGCGTGCCGGGGGCGCGCAGCAGCTTCCGCACGGATTCGGCGAGCGCGGGCGCGCCCGGGGCCGCGTACCGCACCTGGTAGTAGCGCTCAGGGAAGCCCCAGAAGTCGTACACCAGCGGAACGGTCTCGGTCGCACCGAGCGCGAGCGGGGCCTCCTCCCAGTGGGCGGAGATCATCAGGATGGCGCGGGGCCGGGGCAGGCCGGCCGACCAGGCGGCGAGCTGCCCGGGCCAGACCGGGTCGTCGGCGAGCGGCGGGGCGCCGTGGGACAGATAGAGGGCGGGCATCCGCTCCCCGCCGACAGCCGGAACGTTCACAGCATCCATGACAGCCTCCCGGGCGACGCACACGCTTGAATCCGAGACCTCAGCACACAAACTTGAACTTTCAAGTTCATGCTGAGACGAAGGCTAGGGCAATCTTGTTCAACTTTCAAGAACAGGCTCGTACAGTGGATACATGACGACGGCATCCACCGCGGGCGGACCCGAACCCCGCTGGCTCAGCGACGAGGAGCAGCGCGTGTGGCGTTCCTACCTCCACGCCACCACCCTCCTCGAGGACAGCCTCGACCGCCAGCTCCAGCGCGATGCCGGCATGCCGCACATCTACTACGGTCTCCTGGTCCAGCTCGCCGAGGCCCCGCGCCGCCGCAGGCGCATGACCGAGCTGGCCAGGGACGCCAAGATCACCCGGTCCCGGCTCTCGCACGCGATCGCCCGCCTGGAGAAGAACGGCTGGGTGCGCCGCGAGGACTGCCCCTCCGACAAGCGGGGACAGAACGCGTATCTCACGGACGAGGGGTACGAGGTCCTGAAGAAGGCGGCGCCGGGGCACGTCGCCGCCGTACGGCAGGCGATCTTCGACCGGCTCTCGCCGGAACAGGTGCGCCAGCTCGGCGAGATCACCCGCATCATGACCGAGGGCCTGGAGCCGGACGGCACCGGCGCGGACCTTCCCTGGCTGCGCTGAGACGGTCCCTGCACGCGCGGGTCCCCGCCCGGATCCGATGAATCCGGGCGGGGACCCACTCACCCCTCGACGTGGCCGGCGTGATCGGCGTGGCCGGCGTGGCCGGCGTGATCGGCGTGGCCGGCGTGGCCGGCGTGATCGGCGTGGCCTCAGTGCGCGATGACCGGGACCTTCACCTCGTCCTCGACGCCCTCACCGCCGGCCTCGCCGTCGGCCGAGGACGCGATCACCGTCGCGCCCGGACGCCCGGCGTTGATGCAGGTGAACGCGATGGCCGCGGCGGCCGCCAGGATGCCCACGGCCCACCAGATGGCGCTGGCGTAGCCGTGCACCATGGCCTCGAGCTGGAGCAGCTGCTGCGCCCCGCGCCCGGTGGCACCCGCCGCGTGCGAGGCGATGTACGACGTGGTCGCGGACGCGGCGATCGTGTTCAGCAGCGCCGTGCCGATCGCGCCGCCGACCTGCTGCGAGGTGTTCACCATCGCGGAGGCGACACCCGCGTCCCGGGCCTCGACGCCGTGCGTGGCCAGCGACATGGCGGGCATGAACGCCGTGCCCATACCGAGGCCGAGCAGCAGCTGCGCGGGCAGGATCAGACCGGCGTACGAGGATCCGACCTCCAGCTGCGTCAGCAGCAGCATGCCCGTCGCGGCGACCAGGAAGCCGGGGCCCATCAGCGCCCGCGCCGGCACCCGGGTCATCAGCCGGGCGCCGATCTGGGTGGAGCCCGCGATCATGCCGGCGATCATCGGCAGGAAGGCGAAGCCGGTCCTGACCGGCGAGTACCCCTTCACGACCTGGAGGTAGTAGGTGAGGAAGAGGAAGAGGCCGAACATCGCGATGATGGCGAGGCCCAGCGAGAGATAGACGCCACCGCGGTTGCGCTCGGTCAGCACGCGCAGCGGCAGCAGCGGCGAGCGGACCCGGGACTCGGTGAGCACGAAGGCGGCGAGGAGCACCGCGGACGCGACGAAGAGACCGATCGTCGTGGTGTCCGACCAGCCGTCGGACTCGGCGCGCGTGAAGCCGTAGACCAGCGCCACCAGTCCGAGGGTGGAGAGGATCACGCCGGGGATGTCGAGCGCCGAGCGGTTGCGGCCGCCGGCCGGCTCGCGGATCACGAAGTACGCGCCCGCCGCCGCGACGACGGCGAAGGGGACGTTGACGTAGAACGTCCAGCGCCAGTCCAGGTACTCGGTCAGGAAGCCGCCGAGAATCAGGCCGACGGCGCCGCCACCGCCGGCGATCGCGCCGTAGATGCCGAACGCCTTCGCCCGCTCCCTGGCGTCGGTGAACATCACCGCGAGCAGCGAGAGCGCGGCCGGCGCGAGCAGCGCGCCGAAGGCGCCCTGGAGCGCGCGCGAGCCGAGCAGCGTGGCCTCGCCGGTGGCGGCGCCGCCAAGCGCGGACGCGGCGGCGAAGCCGAGCAGACCGACGACGAAGGTCCGCTTACGGCCCCACAGGTCGGCGATGCGTCCGCCGAAGAGCAGCAGACCGCCGAAGGCGAGGGCGTAGGCGGTGATCACCCACTGGCGGTTGCCGTCCGAGATCCCGAGGTCCTGCTGGGCGGAGGGCAGGGCGATGTTCACGATCGTCGCGTCGAGCACGACCATCAGCTGGGCGAGGGCGATGAAGACCAGCGCTTTCCAGCGGCTGGGGTCCGGGGCGGCGGCGCCCGGGAGCTGGGTCGTCTCGGCTGTTTTTGACATGGAGGTAGCCACCTAGGGGTTCGTGAAGGAAAAAGGAAAAGAGGAAAAAGAGGGTCGTCAGTGGTGGTGCGCCGGGGAGCGCTTGTCAGAGCTGGTTGCGAAAGGGGGTCACGGCTCGCGCCGCAGGTCCTCCAGGGTCACGGCCGTGCCCGGAAGTCCGGAGCGCGCGGGCGCCTCCAGTCCGTCCAGCAGCAGCTGGAGATGGCGGTGGATGAACCGGTCGAAGTCCAGGCACCCGGTGCCCGGAAGCGGCCGGGTGAGCTGGGAGAGGGCGACCATCAGGTCTCCGACGGCGACGTCGGCGCGGACCCGGCCCGCCGCCTGCGCACGGTCGATCAGGCCCCGGACGGCCTCTTCGAGCCGGTCGCGCTCGGCGAGCAGGTCGGGATGGTCGTGGTCGAAGGTGCCGGAGAGCATCGGGCACAGCGCGCCGATCCGCTCGTCCGCCGCCTCGTGCGTGAAACGGCTCAGCGCGGCGAAGGTGTCCGCCTCCTCGGCGGTCGCCTGCTCCGCGCGCTCCGTCGTCCGCCGCATGACGGAGAGGACGACCTCGTGGACGAGGGCGGCCCGCTCCGGGAAGTTCCGGTAGAGGGTGGCGTTGCCGACGCCCGCACGGCGGGCGATCTCGTCGAGCGGCACATCGGGTCCGAACTCGACGAACATCTCGCGGGCCGCCGCGACGATCCGCTCCCGGTTGCGCAGGGCGTCGGCCCGCGGCCGGGGCGCGCGGCGCACCGCGGTGACGGCCTCGGTGCCGATGCCGGTCGCCTCGGTGCCGATGCCGGTCACAGTGCCGGTGCCGGTGACAGTGACCTGGCCCACGGCGCCCCTCTCTCTCACATACGTCTGCGTCTCGCCTCCCCAACCGGGGAAAAGCTCCCCGGTTCCAGAAGGACACCGGTGCAAACGGGGAAACGGTCCCCGGTTATTTCGCGCCACCGGGGGAACTTCGTGTGACCTGGCGCACAACTCCTCGCTCCCCGCCGGGTCCCACGATCGGCTCACCCGGCGCGCGCCCTCCCTCCGCCCGACCCAGGCTGATCGAACGGAGCGCAGTCGAGGACCGGCCGGCTGCCGCCGGACCGAAGGCGACCGCATGCAGCACACCCGCCGCCGGATACGGAGATCCGGCACGCTCGGCGCCGCAGCCGTCATCGCGTTCGCTGCCCTGACCTCGGCGAGTTCGACGCTCCCGGATCCCTCGCGCGCCTCGGCGGGCCCGAGGGCGGCCGTCGGCGAGTCGGCGCTCGGTCCGTGCCGTATCGCACCCACCGCGGGCGTGCAGATGTCGGAGGGCGTGCCCACGCCGACCGGCTACGCGCGCTCGACGGGCGAGATCCGCGCCCTCAACGTCATGATCGACTTCCCGGACGCCCAGGGCGAAGGACCGGCGCTCGAACGGTACGCGGAGTTCTTCCCGCAGACCCAGAACTGGTTTGCGACCAGCTCGTACGGGCGCCTCAGCTACCGTCCCGAGGCCCCGCTCCCGGAGTGGCTGCGGATGCCGCTGCCCTTCGCCGCGTACGGGATAGAGCGTGGCGCGCCCTACGAGCCGGGCTACCGGCAGCTGGTGCAGGACATCGTGACCGCTGCCGACCACCGGATCGACTTCAGCGCGTACGATCTGGTCAACATCCTGGTCACGCCGAACGCCGGCCCGTCGGCGCTCGACACCGTGCTGTCCGTGACCTTCTCCGGGAACCACGACGCGCCGTTCGCGGACGGCGTGCCGCTCGCCAACACCTCGTTCGTCTACAGCCGTCAGGACGACGGCTCCGGTTCGTACGACGAGACGGGCTTCCGCGTGCTCCCGCACGAGAACGGCCATGTCTTCGGCCTGCCCGACCTCTACACGTCCGAGGGCGGCGGCGCGGTCGGCCACTGGGACATCATGTCCGAGGACTGGGGCGCCAACAACGATCTGCTGGGCTGGCACAAGTGGAAGCTCGGCTGGCTCGACAACGACCAGGTCTCCTGCGCCGCCGCCACCTCCGGCACGTCGGAGTACGACCTGACGCCGCTGGCCATCGAGGGCGGCCCCAAGCTGGTGTTCGTGCCGATCGCCCAGGACTCCGGCTACGCCGTGGAGGTCCGCACCCGGGACGGCAACGACGAGGCCGTCTGCGAGCCGGGCGTCCTCATCTACCAGGTGGAGACGGACATAGACACGGGCCAGGGGCCGGTGCGCGTCGCCGACAGCGACGAGGACAGCGGCGGCTGCACCCGGCGCCCCAACGTCCACGCGGAGCTGTCGGACGCCCCCTACCGCCCGGGCGAGTCCTTCACGGACCGGCGGAACAAGATCCAGGTCACCGTGGTCTCGGAGGGCGAGGACGGGACCTACCGGGTGCGCGTCACGCGCTCCTGAGGCGGATCGCCTCCTGGACCGGACCCCTGAGCTCCCGTTTGAGGAGCTTCCCGGTGGGATTGCGGGGCAGCGGCTCCTCCCGCACGACGACATGCGCCGGCACCTTGAAGGCCGCGAGGCTCCTGCCCGCGTGGGCGCGCAGTTCCCCGGCCGTGACGGCGGCGCCGGGCCGCACCTGGACGACGGCCGCGACCTCCTCGCCGAGGAGCGGGTGCGGTACGCCGAGGACGGCCGCGTCGACGACGTCCGGGTGGGCGTGCAGGACGGCCTCGACCTCGACGCAGTACACGTTCTCGCCGCCGCGGATCACCAGGTCCTTGATCCGGTCGACGATCGTGATCCGGTCGCCGTCCCGTACGGTCGCGAGGTCGCCGGTCCTGAACCAGCCGTCCGCCGTGAACGCCGCGGCGGTGGCCTCGGGGTCGCGCCAGTACCCGCGCACCAGCGACTGTCCGCGCAGCCACAGCTCACCGGCCTCGCCCTCCGGCAGCGTCCGCCCGGACGGCCCGGTGATCCGCACCTCGGTGGCCGGGGTCGGCCGTCCGACGCTGTCGGGGAAGTCCCGGTACTCGGCGCCGAAGTTCGCGGTCACGCCGCCGCTGGTCTCGGTCAGCCCGTAGCCGTTGCGGGGTTCGATCCGGGTGCCGTGCGCGGCGGTGAGCCGCGCGACGAGGTCCGGCGGGGCGGCGGCGCCTCCGGTGTTGAGATGCGTCAGGGTCTCCAGCCGTGCCCCGTGCCGTTCGGCGGCGTCGAGCAGCTGGAGCGCGGTGGTGGGCACACCGGAGTAGTGGGTCACGCCGTGCTTCTCGATGAGGGCGAGCGCCTCGTCCGCGTCCCACTTGCGCATCAGCACGAGCGTCCCGCCGACGGCCATCACGGCGTACAGCGTGGTGAACGCCGCCACATGGAAGAACGGGAACGTCATGAGACTGATGGGCGCCGGCCCCTGCCCCGGGACCGCCCCGCGCGCGAGCGCCGAGGCCGCGGCCGTGTAGCGGGGGTTCATCGCCGCCCCGGCCTGCGCGAGCTGTGTGGCGACCGCCCCCTTGGGCCGGCCGGTGGTGCCCGACGTGTAGATGATCGTGGCGTCGTCCTCGGGCCGCACGTGGACGTCGGGCGGCGCGGTGGCCGGGTCCGGGTCGGCCTCGGGCAGGTCCTCGTACCGTACGACCCCCTCGTCCACGGGCCCCTCGTGATGGAACACGATCACCGGCACGGACCTCGCCCGGGCCCAGTCGCCGACCCTGGGCAGCCGCTCCCCGTCGACGAGCAGCACCCGCGGCTCGCAGTCGTCGAGCGCGTACGCGAACTCCTCCGCCGTCCACCAGGCGTTCAGCGGCACCGCGACCAGACCGGCGAGCTGCGCCGCCCAGAACGCGATCTGCCACTCGGGGTGATTGCGCATCCCGACGACGGCCCGGTCACCCGGCCGCAGCCCGTACTCCTCGACGAACCGGCGCGCGAGCGCGGACGCGGCCGCGAAGAACTCCCCGTACGCGTACGCCCCGCTCTCCGCCACGAGAAACGGCTGCTCCCCGAACACCCACGTCGCCTCGACGAACTCGCGCAGCGTGCGCGGCCCGGACACGTACGCCCCGTCCTCGACGGCGAAGGGGGCACCGGGGGCGGTGAGGGAAGCTCGGACATCGGCGGAGTGCGGCACGGGCGCCCTTCTCTCGAACCTGGGCCAATCGCCCGCTCAGCTGCGGGCGACG from Streptomyces formicae includes these protein-coding regions:
- a CDS encoding MFS transporter, encoding MTSSDAVLHTANDPAGPEPASAAGRRRWIALAIVMTAAFMDLVDVTIVNIAIPSIERDLGASFGAIQWITAGYALAFAAGLITGGRLGDIFGRRRLFLIGITGFTLASALCGFASGAEMLVAARLLQGVMAAMMVPQVLAIIHVTFPAHERGKVFGMFGAVVGLGAVSGPLLGALLTQWNLFGLEWRPIFLINLPVGVAGVILGRRFITESRAEKALRLDLVGVALVTAALLMLIYPLTRGRELDWPLWGHLCMAASPLTFAVFVAYEKRKTRKDGSPLVELSLFRVKSFAAGIAVQLTFGVVLGIFFLVWTLYMQIGLGWSALKAGLTGVPFSIAVSVAAGMSVQKLVPRFGRKVLQAGALTMAAGLLLYIWEAGRYGTEIHSWQMIPPLVVMGLGMGLIVAPLTDAVLSEVPREHAGSASGLINTTAQMGNALGLGLVSVVFFGTIDEPLAPAAVGPAFADAFQGSLWWVVAVLAVIFAVMFALPARPKQHLEGGAGEPGAVAEESSREPVLAH
- a CDS encoding sigma-70 family RNA polymerase sigma factor yields the protein MATRAVARRQSAAKGAGSDGASSVRAVGGEIADRDLVGMYLDEIARTPLLDAAKEVELSQTIEAGVYARQILDGAVTSVVAAAGSSDAGATREEGAGATREELEALVAEGDRAKDVFIKSNLRLVVAVARRYPRSGLPLLDLIQEGNAGLVRAVEKFDYAKGFKFSTYATWWIRQAITRSIADQSRTIRLPVHLVEELGRIRRVQREFNREHGREPEPAEVAAELGSTPERVIDVLDWARDPVSLNMSVDDQGETQFGDLLEDTSAVSPEQSVLTLLRSEELDDLIDRLDHRTASIIRMRYGIEDGRERTLTEVGKEHGLTRERIRQIEKHALLELKRMARDTGFDAAA
- a CDS encoding dioxygenase, which produces MPALYLSHGAPPLADDPVWPGQLAAWSAGLPRPRAILMISAHWEEAPLALGATETVPLVYDFWGFPERYYQVRYAAPGAPALAESVRKLLRAPGTPVQDIPDRGLDHGAYVPLVEMFPDAGIPVLQVSMPTLDPQRLLEIGRRLAPLRDEGVLIVGSGFFTHNLAALRHAGDGVPGWSAEFDDWGQRALAAADVDALLDFEHKAPAGKLAHPRTEHFAPLFVTLGASEGDLASGRSVIDGFWMGLAKRSVQFG
- a CDS encoding MarR family winged helix-turn-helix transcriptional regulator, coding for MTTASTAGGPEPRWLSDEEQRVWRSYLHATTLLEDSLDRQLQRDAGMPHIYYGLLVQLAEAPRRRRRMTELARDAKITRSRLSHAIARLEKNGWVRREDCPSDKRGQNAYLTDEGYEVLKKAAPGHVAAVRQAIFDRLSPEQVRQLGEITRIMTEGLEPDGTGADLPWLR
- a CDS encoding MFS transporter — its product is MSKTAETTQLPGAAAPDPSRWKALVFIALAQLMVVLDATIVNIALPSAQQDLGISDGNRQWVITAYALAFGGLLLFGGRIADLWGRKRTFVVGLLGFAAASALGGAATGEATLLGSRALQGAFGALLAPAALSLLAVMFTDARERAKAFGIYGAIAGGGGAVGLILGGFLTEYLDWRWTFYVNVPFAVVAAAGAYFVIREPAGGRNRSALDIPGVILSTLGLVALVYGFTRAESDGWSDTTTIGLFVASAVLLAAFVLTESRVRSPLLPLRVLTERNRGGVYLSLGLAIIAMFGLFLFLTYYLQVVKGYSPVRTGFAFLPMIAGMIAGSTQIGARLMTRVPARALMGPGFLVAATGMLLLTQLEVGSSYAGLILPAQLLLGLGMGTAFMPAMSLATHGVEARDAGVASAMVNTSQQVGGAIGTALLNTIAASATTSYIASHAAGATGRGAQQLLQLEAMVHGYASAIWWAVGILAAAAAIAFTCINAGRPGATVIASSADGEAGGEGVEDEVKVPVIAH
- a CDS encoding TetR/AcrR family transcriptional regulator, giving the protein MGTEAVTAVRRAPRPRADALRNRERIVAAAREMFVEFGPDVPLDEIARRAGVGNATLYRNFPERAALVHEVVLSVMRRTTERAEQATAEEADTFAALSRFTHEAADERIGALCPMLSGTFDHDHPDLLAERDRLEEAVRGLIDRAQAAGRVRADVAVGDLMVALSQLTRPLPGTGCLDFDRFIHRHLQLLLDGLEAPARSGLPGTAVTLEDLRREP
- a CDS encoding M6 family metalloprotease domain-containing protein encodes the protein MQHTRRRIRRSGTLGAAAVIAFAALTSASSTLPDPSRASAGPRAAVGESALGPCRIAPTAGVQMSEGVPTPTGYARSTGEIRALNVMIDFPDAQGEGPALERYAEFFPQTQNWFATSSYGRLSYRPEAPLPEWLRMPLPFAAYGIERGAPYEPGYRQLVQDIVTAADHRIDFSAYDLVNILVTPNAGPSALDTVLSVTFSGNHDAPFADGVPLANTSFVYSRQDDGSGSYDETGFRVLPHENGHVFGLPDLYTSEGGGAVGHWDIMSEDWGANNDLLGWHKWKLGWLDNDQVSCAAATSGTSEYDLTPLAIEGGPKLVFVPIAQDSGYAVEVRTRDGNDEAVCEPGVLIYQVETDIDTGQGPVRVADSDEDSGGCTRRPNVHAELSDAPYRPGESFTDRRNKIQVTVVSEGEDGTYRVRVTRS
- a CDS encoding class I adenylate-forming enzyme family protein; protein product: MPHSADVRASLTAPGAPFAVEDGAYVSGPRTLREFVEATWVFGEQPFLVAESGAYAYGEFFAAASALARRFVEEYGLRPGDRAVVGMRNHPEWQIAFWAAQLAGLVAVPLNAWWTAEEFAYALDDCEPRVLLVDGERLPRVGDWARARSVPVIVFHHEGPVDEGVVRYEDLPEADPDPATAPPDVHVRPEDDATIIYTSGTTGRPKGAVATQLAQAGAAMNPRYTAAASALARGAVPGQGPAPISLMTFPFFHVAAFTTLYAVMAVGGTLVLMRKWDADEALALIEKHGVTHYSGVPTTALQLLDAAERHGARLETLTHLNTGGAAAPPDLVARLTAAHGTRIEPRNGYGLTETSGGVTANFGAEYRDFPDSVGRPTPATEVRITGPSGRTLPEGEAGELWLRGQSLVRGYWRDPEATAAAFTADGWFRTGDLATVRDGDRITIVDRIKDLVIRGGENVYCVEVEAVLHAHPDVVDAAVLGVPHPLLGEEVAAVVQVRPGAAVTAGELRAHAGRSLAAFKVPAHVVVREEPLPRNPTGKLLKRELRGPVQEAIRLRSA